A region from the bacterium genome encodes:
- the gltA gene encoding NADPH-dependent glutamate synthase, with product MSKIRQPMPTQDPKERIKNFNEVALGYPPTAAIEEANRCLKCPKPKCIEGCPVGIDIPAFVDFIANGDFKSAINKIKEKNNLPAICGRVCPQETQCEILCVLGKKGEPVAIGRLERFAADCEQEITIPKITPNGKKVAVIGAGPAGLTCAGDLAKLGYEVTIFESLHDTGGVLRYGIPEFRLPKTIVDKEVDYIKKLGVQIEVNVVVGSTTTINELKNNGFKAFFIGTGAGLPYFLGIPGENLNGVYSANEFLTRTNLMKAYKFPEYDTPIKVGKKVAVVGAGNVAMDSARCAKRLGAEDVYIIYRRSFEEMPARAEEIHHAEEEEIIFKLLTNPTKILGNERGWVTAIECLKMELGQPDESGRRKPIPIPGSEFILEMDTVIPALGQGPNPLLLHATPGLELNKRGNIVVNEDLKTSLEGVYAGGDIVTGAATVISAMGAGKKAALSIHQYLS from the coding sequence CCAAAAGAACGAATAAAAAATTTTAATGAAGTCGCTTTGGGTTATCCACCGACTGCGGCTATTGAAGAGGCAAACAGATGTTTGAAATGTCCAAAGCCAAAATGCATCGAAGGATGCCCGGTAGGGATAGATATTCCGGCTTTTGTTGATTTTATAGCCAATGGTGATTTTAAGTCGGCTATTAATAAGATTAAAGAGAAAAATAATCTGCCCGCAATCTGTGGACGGGTATGTCCTCAAGAAACTCAATGCGAAATTCTGTGCGTTCTGGGGAAAAAAGGAGAACCTGTGGCAATTGGCAGACTGGAGAGATTTGCGGCTGATTGTGAACAGGAAATTACTATTCCGAAGATTACTCCAAATGGTAAAAAGGTTGCAGTCATTGGGGCGGGACCAGCAGGACTTACCTGTGCGGGTGATTTAGCAAAATTAGGCTATGAAGTAACCATATTTGAAAGCCTTCATGATACTGGTGGTGTTCTTCGCTATGGTATCCCGGAGTTTAGACTACCAAAGACAATCGTGGATAAAGAAGTAGATTATATTAAAAAACTTGGTGTCCAAATTGAGGTAAATGTAGTCGTGGGCTCAACTACGACGATTAATGAATTAAAAAATAATGGATTTAAGGCTTTTTTTATTGGCACCGGAGCAGGCTTACCTTATTTTTTAGGTATCCCGGGCGAGAATTTGAATGGTGTGTATTCGGCAAATGAATTTTTAACCAGAACCAATTTGATGAAGGCGTATAAATTCCCTGAATATGATACGCCCATAAAAGTTGGTAAAAAAGTCGCGGTGGTCGGGGCGGGAAATGTAGCAATGGATTCGGCAAGATGTGCAAAAAGACTTGGGGCAGAAGATGTATATATCATCTATCGAAGAAGTTTTGAAGAAATGCCTGCCCGAGCCGAAGAAATCCACCACGCAGAAGAAGAAGAAATTATCTTTAAACTACTCACCAATCCAACAAAAATACTGGGCAATGAGCGTGGTTGGGTTACAGCAATAGAATGTCTTAAAATGGAATTAGGTCAACCAGATGAAAGTGGCCGTAGAAAACCTATTCCTATTCCTGGTTCTGAATTCATATTAGAAATGGATACGGTCATTCCGGCTTTAGGTCAGGGACCTAATCCACTACTTTTACATGCTACGCCAGGGTTAGAGTTAAATAAAAGAGGGAATATCGTGGTGAACGAAGATTTAAAAACATCTTTAGAAGGTGTATATGCCGGCGGAGACATTGTTACCGGTGCGGCAACGGTCATCTCCGCTATGGGTGCGGGTAAAAAAGCCGCTTTATCTATTCATCAGTACTTATCTTAA